The Streptomyces sp. 135 sequence CGGTGGTGCTGGTTCTCGCTGGTCTTCTGGGCGATCCGGACGCAGTTGCCGCCCGGGTCGCTCATCAGGAACTGCCGCGTGCCGTACGACATGTCCTTGACGGGTCCGATGCGGGGCAGGCCCCGGCTCGGGATCCTGCCGTACGTGGCCTTGAGGCCGGCGCGGAACGCGGTGTGGAGGGTGTCCACGTCGTCCGTGATGACGCAGCAGCCGCTGTACGACTCGGTGGGGTCGTACCGCTTCATGCCGAAGAAGTGCAGTTCGATGGCGCCGTACTCGACCACCGCGTAGGGGTTCGGGCTCTTCTGCTGGAAGGTCACCTCGAAGCCGAGGGCGGTGTAGAAGTCGAGGACCGGTTGCAGACTCTGACAGGGGAGCATGGGGATCGTCTTCTCGACCATGCCGAGCAGTCTACTCAAAGTTGAATAGATGGCGGAGGCGAGCGGCGAACCGCTGAGTCGGCCCGCTGCCGGAAGTGACCAAGGGAAGCGATGAGAAAGTGACCAATGCAAGCGATGAGTAAGGGGAACTCTCGGTGCGACTCACCTCGGCCACAGGCCGTGTCCTCACCACCGGCGTCATGGCCGCCGCCCTGTTCGCGGGAAGCGCCGTGGCGGTCGCCGCACCCGTAGGGACCGGCGCCGGTCACGCCGCCGCATCTCAGGGGTCGTACGCCCGGCTGCACCCGCTCGCCGAGCTGTCCGCGCGGCGGCTGGCCACGGCCGACCTCGTCGCCGCCGCCAAGTACGGCACGGGCAGCCCGATCGACGACGCGGCCCGCGAGAAGCAGGTCCTGGACGCCGTGGCCCGAGCGGCGCGGGAGGCCGGCGGCGACCCCGAGGCCACCGTGCGGATCTTCCGG is a genomic window containing:
- a CDS encoding VOC family protein gives rise to the protein MVEKTIPMLPCQSLQPVLDFYTALGFEVTFQQKSPNPYAVVEYGAIELHFFGMKRYDPTESYSGCCVITDDVDTLHTAFRAGLKATYGRIPSRGLPRIGPVKDMSYGTRQFLMSDPGGNCVRIAQKTSENQHHRPAPKETFARALHFATVFTHSHEDPAGAAKIIDRALALEDERPTPLQEAQLLLLRAEVAYRLDDDATARHMLDKATSVRLTEEQRKSVRDDLERLTELLSP
- a CDS encoding chorismate mutase, which produces MRLTSATGRVLTTGVMAAALFAGSAVAVAAPVGTGAGHAAASQGSYARLHPLAELSARRLATADLVAAAKYGTGSPIDDAAREKQVLDAVARAAREAGGDPEATVRIFRDQIEANKVVQRELFRRWDADPSKVPQAPQERPDLAEVREEINRINTDLVRGIAASAGARTAPSCGGVLTAATAHVRHTDRLDALHALALGRALRSVCAP